One segment of Clostridium ljungdahlii DSM 13528 DNA contains the following:
- a CDS encoding sigma-70 family RNA polymerase sigma factor: MILEEKVKLAINQDEKAFEYLMNISKEGLYRIAFAYAKNEQDALDILQETVYKAYISIYKLKEPKYFKTWISKILINNAIDFINKKKKINYLPDSLSDESHYYKENHIEEKLDILNYIDKLEDKYKNIIFLKYFQDLTIAEISQVMDCPIGTVKTHLNKALSSLRIFMGKDIC; the protein is encoded by the coding sequence ATGATTTTGGAAGAGAAGGTTAAGTTAGCAATTAACCAAGATGAAAAAGCCTTTGAATATCTTATGAACATAAGTAAAGAAGGACTTTATAGAATAGCATTTGCCTATGCAAAAAATGAACAAGATGCACTGGACATACTACAAGAAACAGTATACAAAGCTTATATTTCTATATATAAGTTGAAGGAACCTAAGTATTTTAAGACATGGATAAGTAAGATCTTAATAAATAATGCAATAGATTTTATTAATAAAAAAAAGAAAATTAACTATTTACCAGATAGCTTATCTGATGAATCACATTATTATAAAGAAAATCATATTGAAGAAAAACTTGATATTTTGAATTACATAGATAAATTGGAAGATAAATATAAAAATATTATATTCCTAAAATACTTTCAAGATCTTACAATAGCTGAGATTTCTCAAGTCATGGATTGCCCAATAGGTACTGTAAAAACTCATCTTAATAAAGCCTTAAGTAGCTTAAGAATATTTATGGGAAAGGATATATGTTAA
- a CDS encoding ArnT family glycosyltransferase, whose product MNKKIKFTRESILLSLILILSAVLNFANLGIEGNANTFYAAGVKSMMMNFKNFFFASFDPVGFVTIDKPPLGFWIQTISAKIFGFSGWSIILPQALAGVISVAIIYFLVKRSFGASAGLIAALCLAVTPISVAAARNNTIDNLLVMFLLLACLAAQIAAERGKIGYLILSLVLIGIGFNIKMVEAYMVAPAVYITYLLASTMSFKKKIKDLILGTVVLLVVSLSWAIVVDLVPASNRPYIGSSTNNTVMQLIIGHNGLERIGINGRNAGKGQKQQRTLKNEFNKNNIKRTTGWGDFGNRSNGSNKNKSYVNNAQGGMRSNSKSGIFRLFGNGNMSDQISWFLLFAVIGFIAAAIKEKLKAPFDSKRKLSLILWVMWLLPEFIYFSFSKNVTHTYYLTTMAPSIAALTGIGLSAMWTFYKEGGLKSWVLPIGLIANGCVEILILSYNYNRSSGYKIIIIITGILCIISSLILCIINLIRSKEKSSGFSNNTALSKTLASIAFIGILVAPTVWSFTPMIYKMNGSSPSAGLELARSNQQRDMGNTSNSKLIKFLENNKTNEKYLVVVPSANSYGSDLILKTGQPVMALGGFSGSDPILTVNQFKKLVSDGAVRYALVNAGNGRGFMGFGGHGSNSNNDIDNWIRKNGKVVPDSKWNNSNTSRSNTKNQRINGLTAFGRENNSMKLYDLSKWHKMEAVK is encoded by the coding sequence ATGCAAATACTTTTTATGCTGCAGGTGTAAAAAGTATGATGATGAATTTTAAAAATTTCTTTTTTGCATCTTTTGATCCAGTAGGTTTTGTAACCATTGATAAACCACCGTTAGGCTTTTGGATTCAAACTATATCTGCAAAAATATTTGGATTTAGTGGATGGAGCATAATTCTTCCACAGGCTCTTGCAGGAGTAATTTCTGTTGCAATTATATATTTTCTTGTTAAAAGATCTTTTGGAGCTTCGGCAGGACTTATTGCAGCACTGTGTCTTGCAGTAACACCAATATCTGTAGCAGCGGCTAGAAACAATACTATTGATAATTTGCTTGTTATGTTTTTATTGCTAGCATGTTTAGCTGCACAAATAGCTGCTGAAAGAGGTAAAATTGGTTATCTTATATTGAGTTTGGTTCTTATAGGCATAGGATTCAACATAAAAATGGTTGAAGCCTATATGGTAGCACCTGCTGTATATATAACATATCTTCTTGCTTCTACTATGAGTTTTAAGAAGAAAATAAAGGATCTTATCTTAGGTACAGTTGTACTTTTAGTAGTATCACTATCCTGGGCTATAGTTGTAGACTTGGTGCCAGCAAGTAATAGGCCTTACATAGGAAGCAGTACCAATAATACAGTTATGCAGCTGATAATAGGTCATAATGGATTGGAAAGAATTGGAATAAACGGAAGGAATGCTGGTAAAGGTCAAAAACAGCAAAGAACATTAAAAAATGAATTTAATAAAAACAATATTAAAAGAACAACAGGTTGGGGTGATTTTGGAAATAGGTCTAATGGATCAAACAAAAACAAGTCATATGTTAATAATGCACAAGGTGGTATGAGATCTAACTCAAAGTCCGGTATTTTTAGATTATTTGGTAATGGCAATATGTCAGATCAAATATCCTGGTTTTTATTATTTGCTGTGATTGGGTTTATCGCTGCAGCCATAAAGGAAAAGTTAAAGGCTCCCTTTGATAGTAAAAGAAAATTATCATTAATATTATGGGTTATGTGGTTATTGCCTGAATTTATATATTTTAGTTTTTCAAAAAATGTAACGCACACATACTATTTAACAACAATGGCACCGTCTATTGCAGCTTTGACTGGAATTGGATTATCAGCTATGTGGACATTTTATAAGGAAGGTGGCTTAAAATCCTGGGTTTTACCAATAGGACTTATTGCAAATGGTTGTGTTGAGATACTCATTTTATCTTATAATTATAATAGATCAAGTGGGTACAAGATTATAATTATAATAACAGGGATTTTATGTATTATATCTTCACTAATATTATGTATAATTAATTTAATTAGAAGTAAAGAGAAAAGTTCAGGTTTTAGTAATAATACAGCATTAAGTAAAACACTGGCTAGTATTGCTTTTATAGGAATTTTAGTTGCTCCTACAGTGTGGTCATTTACTCCAATGATTTACAAAATGAATGGAAGCAGTCCGTCAGCTGGATTGGAGCTTGCAAGGAGTAATCAGCAAAGAGATATGGGTAACACCAGTAACTCAAAACTCATAAAATTCTTAGAAAATAATAAAACAAATGAAAAGTACCTTGTTGTAGTGCCTTCAGCTAATTCTTATGGTTCGGATTTAATACTTAAAACTGGCCAACCTGTAATGGCACTTGGAGGATTTAGTGGATCAGATCCTATACTTACAGTAAACCAGTTCAAAAAATTAGTTAGTGATGGAGCTGTAAGGTATGCTTTGGTAAATGCAGGTAATGGCAGAGGCTTTATGGGGTTCGGGGGTCATGGGAGTAACTCGAATAATGATATTGATAATTGGATTAGGAAAAATGGAAAGGTTGTTCCAGATAGTAAATGGAATAATTCTAATACTTCGAGGAGCAATACTAAAAATCAGAGAATTAATGGCCTTACTGCATTTGGCAGAGAAAACAATTCTATGAAATTATATGATTTAAGTAAATGGCACAAAATGGAGGCAGTGAAGTAA
- a CDS encoding DNRLRE domain-containing protein — protein sequence MPFVQVNPSDDAYISLLNPNTNFSVSSLLFTGRFVLANDIFRSLLKFDLSNVIPTGSSILQASLELFINRKDTPDVLLSPQTVTVFTNASNFSENTVTWNNAPPLNPTIYSTIVTDSDVGKFISIDITGLVIDWLNGSMMNNGITLVGIENAIDTILGYFSKEWPFPSQRPFLNIEYGTLVPTGVTGPTGSTGATGPTGVTGSTGATGPTGETGATGATGSTGATGPTGVTGSTGVTGPTGVTGSTGATGPTGETGATGATGETGPTGATGVTGSTGVTGSTGETGATGTTGETGPTGATGVTGSTGVTGPIGVTGPTGETGPTGITGPNGVTGPTGATGSTGDTGPTGTTGITGTTGSTGTTGATGPTGVTGPTGETGPTGVTGPIGTTGVTGPTGDTGPTGVTGPTGSTGATGPTGETGATGPTGVTGPTGATGSTGETGATGTTGETGPTGATGVTGSTGVTGPIGITGATGATGPTGITGPNGVTGPTGVTGPTGATGSTGDTGPTGITGITGTTGSTGTTGPTGVTGPTGTTGSTGATGATGATGSTGATGPTGVTGSTGVTGPTGVTGSTGATGPTGETGATGATGSTGATGPTGVTGPTGATGSTGETGATGTTGETGPTGATGVTGSTGVTGPIGVTGPTGETGPTGITGPNGVTGPTGVTGPTGATGSTGETGATGTTGETGPTGVTGPIGTTGVTGPTGDTGPTGVTGPTGSTGATGPTGETGATGPTGVTGPTGATGSTGDTGPTGTTGITGTTGSTGTTGPTGVTGPTGTTGSTGVTGPTGVTGSTGATGSTGSTGATGSTGATGAPNLFFNEIAGGIAVYPPLNTEVSVVSVSVSDTIGENIKIDYALSVEFVTTANSSITFEARLYRDSTLITTRVLERSIASAGTQRFPIANTYVDTAVVTGASTYSVRVIVTLANNVTSGTAFNQNINCIAF from the coding sequence ATGCCGTTTGTACAAGTTAATCCTAGTGATGATGCATATATATCTCTGCTAAATCCTAATACAAATTTTAGTGTTTCAAGCCTTTTATTTACAGGAAGATTTGTTTTAGCTAATGATATATTTAGAAGTCTACTAAAATTTGATTTATCTAATGTTATTCCAACAGGGAGTAGTATACTGCAAGCTTCACTAGAATTATTTATTAATAGAAAAGATACACCCGATGTGTTATTATCTCCACAAACTGTCACTGTGTTTACAAATGCAAGTAACTTTTCGGAGAATACAGTTACGTGGAATAATGCACCTCCATTGAATCCAACAATCTATTCTACAATTGTAACAGATAGCGATGTTGGTAAGTTTATTAGTATTGATATAACAGGTTTAGTAATTGACTGGCTAAATGGATCTATGATGAATAATGGAATTACACTGGTTGGAATAGAAAATGCTATTGATACTATACTAGGATATTTCTCCAAGGAATGGCCATTTCCTAGTCAGAGACCATTTTTGAATATAGAATATGGTACGCTAGTACCTACTGGAGTTACAGGACCTACTGGCTCAACTGGAGCAACTGGACCTACTGGAGTTACTGGTTCTACTGGAGCAACTGGTCCTACTGGTGAAACTGGAGCTACCGGGGCTACTGGTTCTACCGGAGCTACCGGCCCAACAGGAGTTACTGGTTCTACTGGAGTAACTGGTCCTACTGGAGTTACTGGTTCTACTGGAGCAACTGGTCCTACTGGTGAAACTGGAGCTACCGGGGCTACTGGTGAAACTGGCCCTACTGGAGCAACCGGAGTCACTGGTTCTACAGGAGTAACTGGATCTACAGGTGAAACTGGAGCAACAGGTACTACCGGTGAAACTGGCCCTACTGGAGCAACCGGAGTCACTGGTTCTACAGGAGTAACTGGCCCAATCGGAGTTACAGGTCCTACTGGTGAAACTGGTCCTACTGGAATAACCGGTCCTAATGGTGTTACAGGTCCTACTGGTGCAACCGGATCTACAGGCGATACCGGACCTACCGGAACAACTGGAATTACAGGAACAACAGGTTCTACTGGTACAACTGGGGCTACTGGCCCTACTGGAGTTACAGGTCCTACAGGTGAAACTGGACCTACTGGAGTTACTGGACCAATCGGAACTACCGGAGTAACTGGACCTACTGGAGATACAGGTCCTACAGGAGTTACAGGACCGACAGGTTCTACTGGAGCAACTGGTCCTACTGGTGAAACTGGAGCTACCGGCCCAACAGGAGTTACAGGTCCTACTGGTGCAACTGGATCTACAGGTGAAACTGGAGCAACAGGTACTACCGGTGAAACTGGCCCTACTGGAGCAACCGGAGTCACTGGTTCTACAGGAGTAACTGGCCCAATCGGAATTACAGGTGCAACTGGTGCAACTGGTCCTACTGGAATAACCGGTCCTAATGGTGTTACAGGTCCAACAGGAGTTACAGGTCCTACTGGTGCAACCGGATCTACAGGCGATACCGGACCTACCGGAATAACTGGAATTACAGGAACAACAGGTTCTACTGGTACAACTGGGCCTACTGGTGTTACTGGTCCTACAGGAACGACAGGTTCTACTGGTGCAACTGGAGCAACCGGGGCTACTGGTTCTACCGGAGCTACCGGCCCAACAGGAGTTACTGGTTCTACTGGAGTAACTGGTCCTACTGGAGTTACTGGTTCTACTGGAGCAACTGGTCCTACTGGTGAAACTGGAGCTACCGGGGCTACTGGTTCTACCGGAGCTACCGGCCCAACAGGAGTTACAGGTCCTACTGGTGCAACTGGATCTACAGGTGAAACTGGAGCAACAGGTACTACCGGTGAAACTGGCCCTACTGGAGCAACCGGAGTCACTGGTTCTACAGGAGTCACTGGCCCAATCGGAGTTACAGGTCCTACTGGTGAAACTGGTCCTACTGGAATAACCGGTCCTAATGGTGTTACAGGTCCAACAGGAGTTACAGGTCCTACTGGTGCAACTGGATCTACAGGTGAAACTGGAGCAACAGGTACTACCGGTGAAACTGGACCTACTGGAGTTACTGGACCAATCGGAACTACCGGAGTAACTGGACCTACTGGAGATACAGGTCCTACAGGAGTTACAGGACCGACAGGTTCTACTGGAGCAACTGGTCCTACTGGTGAAACTGGAGCTACCGGCCCAACAGGAGTTACAGGTCCTACTGGTGCAACCGGATCTACAGGCGATACCGGACCTACCGGAACAACTGGAATTACAGGAACAACAGGTTCTACTGGTACAACTGGGCCTACTGGTGTTACTGGTCCTACAGGAACGACAGGTTCTACTGGAGTAACTGGTCCTACTGGAGTTACTGGTTCTACTGGAGCTACAGGCTCAACTGGTTCTACCGGCGCAACAGGTTCTACTGGAGCTACCGGAGCACCCAACCTATTCTTTAATGAAATTGCTGGTGGTATCGCTGTATATCCTCCTCTAAATACTGAAGTTTCAGTAGTATCTGTATCTGTATCTGACACAATTGGCGAAAATATAAAAATTGACTATGCTCTTTCAGTAGAATTTGTCACTACTGCGAACTCAAGTATTACTTTCGAAGCAAGATTATACAGAGATTCTACCTTAATCACCACTAGAGTATTAGAAAGATCAATAGCATCAGCCGGAACTCAACGATTTCCTATTGCCAACACTTACGTGGATACTGCAGTAGTTACAGGTGCATCAACTTATAGTGTTAGAGTTATTGTCACCCTAGCTAATAACGTCACTTCCGGTACAGCATTCAACCAAAATATAAATTGTATTGCTTTTTAG
- a CDS encoding LysR family transcriptional regulator — protein sequence MTFRQMEVFIEVCECKSINKASAVYHVSQQGISKIVRELEKELGCQLLYRNSNGVSPTKYGAYFLDECRIILERKRYMYSHISQIKDVPQETIFLGMAFGVISVMPYKLITDFENTHPHVNIEYSDHADFYLEELLKKDEYDFCITTGVIDTDRFSAECLIQEHIYLCIPWTHQLYRKKHIKVDDLNCQRYAMFNTQFHIRHNFVATCRNAGFNPIIDISSGDFNSLREIAQHNNLLFVVPEHTIRSDDSKLRYYKFPDDNFSWDVYFVKKKNKVLTENMLAFYRYIKQQLPKLNNRQSTIAFHDLNE from the coding sequence ATGACATTCAGACAAATGGAAGTCTTTATAGAAGTATGCGAGTGCAAAAGTATCAATAAGGCATCTGCGGTATATCATGTGTCTCAGCAAGGCATATCCAAAATAGTCCGAGAACTGGAAAAAGAGCTGGGATGCCAACTACTTTACAGAAATAGCAATGGAGTATCTCCCACAAAATATGGTGCGTATTTTCTGGATGAATGTCGTATTATTCTAGAGCGAAAAAGATATATGTATTCCCATATTTCTCAGATAAAAGATGTGCCTCAGGAAACCATTTTTCTTGGTATGGCCTTTGGCGTAATTTCTGTAATGCCTTATAAACTGATTACAGATTTCGAGAATACACATCCACATGTGAATATTGAATATTCGGATCATGCAGACTTTTATCTGGAAGAACTTTTAAAAAAAGACGAATATGATTTCTGTATTACAACTGGCGTTATAGACACAGATCGCTTTTCTGCTGAATGTCTAATTCAAGAACATATATATTTGTGTATTCCTTGGACACATCAATTATACCGCAAAAAACATATCAAAGTAGATGATTTGAACTGTCAACGATATGCCATGTTCAACACACAATTTCACATACGCCACAATTTCGTTGCGACTTGTCGAAATGCAGGATTTAACCCAATTATTGATATATCTTCTGGTGATTTCAACTCCTTAAGAGAAATTGCACAACATAACAACCTTCTATTTGTTGTTCCGGAACATACCATACGTTCGGATGATTCCAAGCTCAGATATTATAAATTTCCGGATGATAACTTTAGCTGGGACGTATATTTCGTAAAGAAAAAAAACAAAGTGCTAACTGAAAATATGTTGGCATTTTATCGATATATAAAGCAACAACTTCCTAAACTCAACAATCGTCAGAGTACAATAGCTTTCCATGATCTTAATGAATAG
- a CDS encoding DUF4179 domain-containing protein: MFNLDNLKDKIKIPKDIDLAIKKGIERGRKECKVKSSRKRYKKFAALAAVIAIAITVGIFNPGIVKALPGIKSIFKLINYNNVGESFDKFEAFSTSVNKAVTKDGITVTIDKIVIDDNTFAVTSIIQGKNIKANQGDMVHIKLNGKSLSTYGSTDKKIDDNRIVRVTSSNISDMKLSNDVNVDWNMFWIGNVKGPWNFKFKVSKSGKPTNSRYISLNNTIKLPDSTLKIKNLVISPLGNSINYSGVYDKLNENMISSIFDFVVMDDKGRVLETDLGSGTHGKKDYNGTIEVLNDLSNVKSLTVVPILKRWGVKTKEINKFPYSILQTTINSTNFNIPQEIITKSRPVTAKEKSDGYAFDNVIHVFNIDKDRQFSTIDKLVNQVIKVGQNSSAVITKIETTAKYTKVTFKLQGNGVYPYKNINDTVIVDENYKDIERAEDGPIAILENVEERIVSIKLPPIDKSKKYKIALPIIDEPKIENQYKINIDLDKQ; the protein is encoded by the coding sequence ATGTTTAATTTAGATAATTTGAAAGACAAGATAAAAATTCCAAAAGATATAGACTTAGCAATAAAAAAGGGCATTGAAAGAGGTAGAAAGGAATGTAAAGTGAAAAGTTCTCGAAAAAGGTATAAAAAATTTGCCGCTTTAGCTGCAGTAATAGCTATTGCAATTACTGTGGGAATTTTTAATCCTGGCATAGTAAAGGCACTTCCTGGTATAAAATCAATCTTTAAATTGATTAATTATAATAACGTAGGTGAGAGTTTTGATAAATTTGAAGCATTTTCAACTAGTGTTAATAAAGCAGTGACAAAAGATGGCATAACAGTAACTATAGATAAAATTGTTATTGATGACAATACTTTTGCAGTTACTTCAATAATTCAAGGCAAGAATATTAAGGCAAATCAAGGAGATATGGTACATATAAAATTAAATGGGAAATCCTTATCCACCTATGGTAGTACAGATAAAAAAATAGATGACAATAGGATTGTTAGGGTAACCAGTAGTAATATTTCAGATATGAAACTGTCAAATGATGTGAATGTAGATTGGAATATGTTTTGGATTGGCAATGTAAAAGGACCTTGGAATTTCAAATTTAAAGTTTCTAAATCAGGTAAACCAACAAATTCAAGGTATATTTCTTTAAACAATACAATTAAACTGCCGGATAGCACTCTTAAAATTAAAAACTTGGTAATAAGTCCTCTTGGAAATTCAATAAATTATTCTGGTGTATATGATAAGTTAAATGAAAATATGATAAGTTCAATCTTTGATTTTGTTGTTATGGATGACAAAGGAAGAGTACTGGAAACTGATTTGGGATCAGGAACTCATGGTAAGAAAGATTATAATGGGACGATAGAAGTACTTAATGATCTATCTAATGTAAAAAGCTTAACTGTGGTTCCGATATTGAAAAGGTGGGGAGTCAAAACAAAAGAGATTAACAAATTTCCTTATTCTATATTACAAACTACGATAAATAGTACTAATTTCAATATTCCTCAGGAAATCATAACTAAAAGCAGACCTGTAACAGCAAAGGAAAAGTCTGATGGATATGCTTTTGACAATGTTATTCACGTATTTAACATAGATAAAGATAGACAATTTTCTACCATAGACAAATTGGTTAATCAGGTAATAAAAGTAGGACAAAATAGTAGTGCTGTTATCACTAAGATTGAAACGACAGCTAAATATACTAAAGTTACATTTAAACTTCAAGGTAATGGTGTATATCCTTACAAAAATATAAATGATACAGTGATTGTAGATGAAAATTATAAAGACATAGAGCGTGCTGAGGATGGACCTATTGCCATACTTGAGAATGTAGAAGAAAGGATTGTATCAATTAAGCTGCCACCTATAGATAAATCAAAAAAATATAAGATTGCACTTCCTATTATTGATGAACCTAAAATTGAAAATCAATATAAAATCAACATTGATTTAGATAAGCAATAA
- a CDS encoding FAD-dependent oxidoreductase: MKNKYYPHLASPIKINGVTFKNRIFGAPMSNPELDADCNMRKEEIAFHENRARGGLASVAIGLGIVDAIGRTHTKEIKLYDIMSLPSLKEAANAMHRHNCNAVMELAHGGKYGNARSHGNADGTLIGPNDEINPEGLQVRSMTDEDIHRVADCFAKGAKLVKEAGFDMVLIHGGHGWLLGQFSSPTMNHRTDKWGGSLENRMRFPLLVIEKVREAVGANYPIEFRMSGAEYTKDGYTIEEGIKMAKMLDGKVDIIHVSAGIHEDPEVFTLTHPSMFIEHGYNVYLASEIKKHVKTPVATLGGLNDPDMMEEIIASGKADIIQIARQSLADPYFPEKAFSGNADDINRCCRCYTCFFNYLTNRTFCCAFNPVIGNELENKHAFPVTKPKKVIVVGGGPGGMEAAITAADRGHSVTLYEKSSELGGQLLFEQYIPFKKDMFNFVNVLKRRLEKSGVEVCLNTELTAEQAAAENADVIITAIGAKPIVPPIPGIDNEKVVGLEVLHQKAPALGHKVVILGGGLVGCESAIYLDSLGKDVTIVEMKNDWAADSYFMHKNAMVRAMRGSNIKINVNTKAKAVTAEGLVCETTDGEVTFEADSILLTAGMKADRAVAESFYNAAPRVFETGDCIKPGRVVEAVTNGYYRALDI; the protein is encoded by the coding sequence ATGAAGAACAAATATTATCCACATCTTGCCAGTCCTATTAAGATTAATGGAGTTACTTTTAAAAACAGAATTTTTGGTGCGCCTATGTCCAACCCGGAATTAGACGCAGACTGTAATATGAGGAAAGAAGAAATCGCATTCCATGAAAATCGTGCACGTGGTGGTCTTGCCAGTGTAGCCATTGGTCTTGGTATTGTAGATGCTATTGGTCGTACACACACAAAGGAAATAAAGCTCTATGACATAATGTCTCTCCCTTCACTTAAGGAAGCTGCAAACGCCATGCATCGTCACAATTGTAATGCAGTAATGGAGCTTGCCCATGGTGGAAAATACGGCAATGCCCGTAGTCATGGCAATGCTGATGGTACATTAATTGGGCCCAATGATGAAATAAATCCAGAAGGACTTCAGGTTCGCAGCATGACAGATGAGGATATCCATAGAGTTGCGGATTGTTTTGCTAAAGGTGCAAAGCTAGTGAAAGAGGCTGGCTTTGACATGGTACTTATCCATGGTGGTCATGGATGGCTGCTTGGTCAGTTCAGCTCTCCAACCATGAATCACAGAACAGATAAATGGGGAGGCAGTCTGGAGAATCGTATGCGTTTTCCACTGCTGGTAATAGAAAAAGTACGTGAAGCTGTTGGAGCCAATTATCCAATTGAATTCCGTATGAGTGGAGCAGAGTATACGAAAGATGGATACACAATCGAAGAAGGCATCAAGATGGCCAAAATGCTGGATGGAAAGGTTGATATTATCCATGTTTCTGCCGGTATTCATGAGGACCCAGAGGTATTTACACTTACTCACCCATCTATGTTTATTGAACATGGATATAATGTATATCTTGCATCTGAGATTAAAAAGCACGTGAAGACACCGGTTGCTACATTAGGTGGACTAAATGATCCGGACATGATGGAAGAAATTATTGCTTCAGGAAAAGCAGATATCATACAGATTGCACGTCAATCACTGGCTGATCCATATTTCCCAGAGAAAGCATTTTCAGGAAATGCAGATGACATTAATCGCTGCTGCCGCTGCTATACCTGTTTCTTCAATTATTTAACAAATAGAACATTCTGTTGTGCATTTAATCCGGTTATTGGCAATGAACTGGAAAACAAGCATGCATTCCCAGTCACAAAGCCAAAGAAAGTTATCGTAGTTGGTGGTGGCCCAGGAGGTATGGAAGCAGCTATTACAGCAGCTGATCGTGGTCATTCTGTTACTCTTTATGAAAAAAGCAGTGAACTTGGCGGACAGCTTCTTTTTGAACAATATATTCCTTTTAAGAAGGATATGTTCAATTTTGTAAACGTATTAAAAAGACGTTTGGAGAAATCAGGCGTTGAAGTTTGTTTGAATACAGAGCTTACTGCTGAGCAGGCTGCAGCAGAGAATGCTGATGTCATAATTACAGCTATTGGAGCTAAACCGATTGTTCCACCAATCCCTGGAATCGATAATGAGAAAGTTGTTGGTCTTGAAGTTCTTCATCAAAAAGCTCCTGCACTTGGACACAAGGTTGTTATTCTTGGTGGAGGTCTTGTTGGATGCGAATCTGCAATTTATCTGGATAGCCTTGGAAAGGATGTTACAATCGTTGAGATGAAAAACGACTGGGCAGCAGATTCTTATTTTATGCACAAAAATGCAATGGTAAGGGCAATGCGGGGCAGCAATATCAAGATTAATGTAAATACAAAGGCAAAGGCTGTTACAGCTGAAGGACTTGTCTGCGAAACAACCGATGGTGAAGTTACTTTTGAGGCTGACAGCATTTTGTTAACAGCAGGTATGAAAGCTGACCGTGCAGTTGCAGAAAGCTTCTATAACGCAGCACCACGTGTATTTGAAACAGGCGACTGTATTAAGCCAGGTCGTGTTGTTGAGGCAGTTACAAACGGATACTATCGTGCACTAGATATTTAA
- a CDS encoding NAD(P)-dependent alcohol dehydrogenase: MKIKAAVVHEKGQDFKIEEVELAPPKADEILVKIVSSGVCHTDEVAKLQAIPVPLPAVFGHEGCGIVEEVGSSVTEFKKGDRVGFSFGFCGHCENCLSAHQHACENFNAINFGGVMSDGTKRLSQNGKEISSFFGQSSFATYAVVNQNSAIKVDDDMDLALVGPLGCGIQTGAGAVLNRLNPKFGSTIAVFGCGTVGMSAIMAAKITGCSKIIAVGGNPSSLELAKELGATHTINRKETDDIVCEIKQITNGGCHYAIDTTGVGDFVKKALACVRFLGTAVVLGATGDLTINVQEELMGEAKSLIGIVEGDSIPKLFIPQLIQYYKEGKFPFDKLIKFYDFEDINKAFEDSHNGKVIKAVLKIN, from the coding sequence ATGAAAATAAAAGCGGCAGTAGTTCATGAAAAAGGACAAGATTTTAAAATTGAAGAGGTAGAATTAGCACCACCAAAGGCAGATGAAATACTTGTAAAAATAGTATCAAGTGGGGTTTGTCATACTGATGAAGTTGCAAAACTACAAGCGATTCCGGTACCTTTACCAGCAGTATTTGGACATGAAGGTTGTGGTATTGTAGAAGAGGTTGGTAGTAGTGTTACTGAGTTTAAAAAGGGTGACCGTGTTGGATTTTCCTTTGGATTTTGTGGACATTGTGAAAACTGTCTAAGTGCACATCAACATGCATGTGAAAATTTTAATGCAATTAATTTTGGTGGGGTTATGAGTGATGGTACAAAGAGACTTTCACAAAATGGAAAAGAAATATCTTCATTCTTTGGACAATCCTCCTTTGCAACTTATGCAGTGGTAAATCAAAACAGTGCAATAAAAGTTGATGATGATATGGATCTTGCATTGGTAGGTCCTCTAGGTTGTGGCATCCAAACAGGTGCAGGTGCTGTATTAAATAGATTAAATCCAAAGTTTGGTTCTACTATTGCGGTATTTGGATGTGGAACTGTAGGAATGAGTGCTATTATGGCAGCTAAAATTACAGGATGTTCAAAAATTATTGCAGTAGGAGGGAATCCAAGTAGTTTAGAACTTGCAAAAGAGCTTGGAGCAACTCATACTATAAACAGAAAAGAAACTGATGATATAGTTTGTGAAATCAAGCAGATCACAAATGGAGGATGCCACTATGCAATCGATACCACTGGAGTTGGTGATTTTGTAAAAAAAGCTCTTGCTTGTGTTCGTTTCTTAGGTACTGCAGTAGTTTTGGGAGCGACTGGAGATTTGACCATTAATGTACAAGAAGAATTAATGGGTGAAGCAAAATCTTTAATTGGGATTGTGGAAGGTGATTCTATTCCAAAGTTATTTATTCCTCAATTAATTCAATACTATAAAGAAGGTAAATTTCCATTTGATAAATTAATTAAATTCTATGATTTTGAAGATATTAACAAGGCTTTTGAAGACTCTCACAATGGTAAAGTTATTAAAGCTGTATTAAAAATAAATTAA